AGTATCCGTTATGATATACGTATCATTTTTAATGTATGAAGTTTTAGAGTCCCCAGGCTAATGTTAATGTTAACTATAGAATATTACTTTGTGTTAGAGTAATCACGAACTGACTTCTATATCGACTCTTTGAACTGTTAATATCTCCTAGAGTTCATCTTCAGAGTCTAGCACTAGGATCATTTTGTATGATCATCCGACATGCTTGGTCCAACTGTTAAAATTCAGTTTTACATGTCGGATGTATAAACTTGTTTGCAGTGAGGCTTTTGAATCACCTGGTTATGGGATAAACCTGATTTTAGTATAAACCTGTTTCTCTTGACCTTCTGTGTAGTCTAACCATATCTGTGTTGTAGGTTTTTCTTCAGAATTTAATATTTATGAAAAATATCATGATAAGTTCCATTGATCAAATGAACTTGTGCCTGAGGAACTCATGTCTGAAGAACTCGTATTAGAGGAACTCAACTCTGAGGAACTCGTACCCGAGGAACTCATGTGTGAGGAACTCATACCCGAGAAACTCATGCATGAGGAACTCGTACCCGAGGAACTCATGTCCGAGGAACTTATGTCTGAGGAAATCGTGCGCAAGGAACTCGTGTCTGAGGAAATCGTGCCTGAGAAACTCATGTGTGAGGAATTCCTGTCTGAGGAACTCAtgttgatgagcgacatttatgtcgctattagcttaggattttagttcattttattagcattttattattatttttgcttagttttatcgtttttagttcgtttattgcatttttgcatttatcgtaacattttctcgtcttgcgcatattttagtcgtttttgctctaaacgtgtcttttgtgcgcattctcattgcgtaagagtcgttttgagtattaacgtgttaataatgtgtcattattcttgtcgacgagttatatgttttacgatttgtaaaaatgttaaacgaattaatattttgattttcgattaTTAATAAAATGCTCTACGATTTTATTGAATGTGCTAGGCGAAGCAATCTACTTGGCTGCCCACAAAGTGCATGAACAACGCAGCAAGCGAGCAAGAACATCAGCTATGCATGAGCACTTAAGTAACCACACACGAGCAGCCTTTGTGCTCACCAAACAAGCTGCCATAGCAGTAGCTTTGTGCTCACCAAACAAGCTGCCACAGTCCACTTATAGCAGCTGTGCACTCAGCTTTGTTGCAGCCATTAGCACTCGAACAACctcacgaacagcagctctttaAGCCCTACAATGAGCTCCCTTGCAGCCTCTTGATAGCATTAACAACCCTGAGTATCACACGCAAGAGCCAAGGCGCAGCAGCCAGAGCAAACTCGCAACAcaaagcattgcacgagcatcACAGTAGCTGTTCAGTTGCCTTCGTTGTAGCCCAAATTCGTGGCTTTACAGCAGCTCTCGTGCTCACCAAAAGCCTCACTTAAGTGCCTTGATTCAAGCCTTGTAGCATCACAATGCAGCAACAGCATGAGAAAAATAGTGCAGCAAGTACAGTACAGCAACACGCATCAAGTACAGTACAGCAACAACACGCAGAACAACAAGGTTGTAGCTGTGCGAGCACACAGCTAttctgtgcgagcacacggCTGCAgctgtgcgagcacacaaattacctgtgcgagcacacaaattacctgtgcgagcacacaaatCTGCAAAATTGATGCAGTGGCTCAGTGGTGATTCGTGCGAACGCACGGCTTCCCTTGTGCGAACACACGGCTGCGCGGAGTTGTTTAAATACGAAAATCGCAGCATTGTTTAGAACGTAATTTCATTTTCTAATTTTCATTTCTTAGGATTGGCTAAGAATTCTACAgagagaattagtttagggcttagattagagattaggattaggattcttagcttcaaattcttcaatttttagtGGATTCAAACCTTAAATTTCAGAttccttttctctttcctttgagctttgttcttcatttttgttcttcaagtttgatgcaatttcttcaatttaaggtataattctaattcttgttttaatttgttctttcaaTTCTTAATggttcattaatttcgtttatgctttgatttcatgcttgaattctaggattagtttcaaattttgaatgttcttgatttttccccaattttaggatgtttgaattttctgaattttgttgtttcaattagtctctttaattcaattagtttcatgattaggattaatgttagtttaatgttgatgttaatcatgctaattgaatagtttagtctagaggttagggttgaagccttgggattgaatttgggaaaatttagggaaattcatgattgatgttgtgattaaatgtgatttggtgataggacattcatgactaattgagtagtagttgcaaatgctatttgattggattttgattggaatgcataggctaggtttggcaagacattgtgagcctaacttGTGTAAGTGAATAGTGGtccctattatatgcaagttgtTTAGTCTAGGCTTAGGCGAAAGGTCTTCCATAGATTAGacgcttcgcgtgctccatccgagaggtggcgagcacgtcattcgattctattcccctatgtgctaagtcgttgcatattcatgattgtCTTGACCTTGTTCTTCTTTTGATTCAACTTCCATTGtcgattcccgaaatctctagaatctctttatttgtttgctttactagctttcattagattaaaactcaaaatcattttccatccgaactagcttgtgaatgcATAGATTGAAAcgtcaaacatattcattcctatgggacgatccctatacttgccgctatagtcaatatagccggttagttaggagtttataaattttgtttgattaggtggttttcttttcaacgacggaaaaacaccttatcaaaatggcgtcgttgccggggaatgacatttttgtttgatttttcattctagttctctagtctagttcatttttcattttcttttctttgaaaacaaaaaaaaatggcaaattcctttgtttctcaaAATGACGAATCGATTACACTTAATGATCTTCTCTTTCTCCACGATAATTTCCTAagctctttgaattttgaatctccaAAATCATTGTTGGAGAGGCttcttttcataaaatatcttgaaattcaagaagagcaaagaatagATTCTAGTTTGAATTCATTTGAGGTCATGTCCCAACAAGTTGTAAAAGGCTTTTTGGGAATCTCTAACCTAGTGCAAGAATCTATTAAGGATGTTTCGTGGAgaagagatgagtttgaggctacattgccacctatgatgcatgacattgaggagttgaatatcggagagtttgttcctactcgttcctctttgagtgaatgcctcgatgatggtgatgaaaatctatttgctTCTTTTTAccttgaagtgcttaaatcgattcaaattgaggaaaaaagTGAGTGTGCCAACCACAAACTTTTAAAAgtgaatgaaggatcttatgttgagatttcttgtgctctTTGTGATatgagtgaagttgtttgtgaatctcttgttcccactcccttcgctcattccccattccgaaagaagaaactcaacatttatccttaatttcccatttcttttccctttttgtccCAACTCTTGCCGCTTGAGGATTCTTTTTCCTCTgttgatcctaatgattctcctttCCCAGAGGAGcatgaagaagggagtatttcttttgtttttcattttaatttttcttacttttggttccctaccccttgtaggcatagagttgcattctactttgtgcttgcatctcatttgactcttgcctacttgttattattggatatgtttgccattgcatatgacaaactattgcgatcgttgtcggggtacttactagaggtaaaagtcgtcaagctaatgacgtaaaaagagcgcttctcgggaggcaacccgtgggtgttggccacTTGGCCCATGCGAGTGTGTGTTATACGTGTAGAGTTTATGTGAATAGTCTTCCTTATAAAATTGGCACTATAATTATTCTATATATTGTACATGAGCTAGAATTGAATAAAGGACTAATTGGTGTCTTTGTAAAATTACCCTTAGTTTCCAAATTTCTTATACgttaataaaaaggaaaaagaagcaaaagtGATGTTCCATTTCCTTATGGAACAAAAGAATGCTTTCATTCGAACCATGTGCACTTTTACGAATGTCCAAATCCTGTAAATGTGTGATAAATTATTTCTTCCATGATATCCAACAATTAAACTTGTTAATCATAAAATTGTTTCCTATACTTTTCACACTGTATCTCTACAACATATTAGAGATCACAAAATTAATTCATATCACacattgatttatttttttgcaaaaacatTCCCCAAAATTCATCACTAATAAAAATCCTCTACTAAAATATTCCACCTTTGTCACTTAAATGATGCAGCAATTGTTTAGGGGAACTAATGAGAAAGGTGATAAATAGAGTTGTCATGTATAATTcagaaaggaaaaattaaagGAGAGGAGAAAAAAGGGAGATaggagaaaaataaaaaaaaggagggGAATAAAAGGAGAGCTGTAGAAGGGATAAGAAGTTCCTACAAGCAGTTAAGTTTCCATGTTGAAATGTAAATGAAGTTGTCAGTATCTCAagaaattttctttcaaaattatCAAGTTCTTTAACGATTCACTAGGGAACTTACATCATAAACGTAAGTTCAtaaaaaattgaatcaaggaacTATAAAAAAAACTTCAAAACGAAGAAAAGGAAACTATGTATTGCTAAAGAAGAACAGAAGAAGATAGAGAAGAAACAACAATGTATGTTAAGAGGAAGAACTTCAGTTGAAATTTCGAGAAAAGGGGAGACATGATTGAGAAACAAGTGCAAAGGAATAAATATATTCATCCCATAATCCTGCCTATCTTAATTACTTCATAAATAATTCAAGTTTTCTTCTCTCTCAAGAAATGCTCTCGGCGCACGTTTAGGGTGTTCAGCTAACGTGAACCGTTCGCCATTAATGGGAGAGAGGAAGAAGCTTCACACTAACAAAACTAATCAGGAAGGTTTGCCATCTTCTTCTGGTAATCAAAATCGGTCGAATAATGCCATGAGAGGGGTTGGGGGTCTGAACTCGACCTCTGGGTTGAATTTTGGGTTTCCCCCTTCAACTGGGTTTCAAGCTGCTTCTTCTATGGAGATGTTGCAGGAGACAACAGCGGCACGCATAAGGAGAGTAGCTCTCTCTCTTGAACGTCGTATTGAGAATCAATCTAGAGGGGAGGAGATTGTTGATACCTCTACTATAGATCCAAAATTCCTTCCTCATCCTAGTACTGGACCTGTCACTCGTGAGTTGCTTGAAGTGATTGCGGAGTATCAGAGGGCTTCTGGTCAGCATGCTCCGGTTAATCGGAGATTGGAGATGGAACAACCTGAGAAGTCTCCGTCGTGGTCCTCTGTTGTTGCAGGGTCGAAACTTGCAGGTAAAGGAGTTCCTCTCTCTTTTATTGCTCCTGTTATTAAGGATGGAAAGAAAGTGATTAAGTTGCAACCCTCAGAATTGGATAAATTGAATGAGAAATGGCAGCAATATATTGTGTTGTATGTTGTAGGATATACTCCTACTATAGCTTCTTTGTCTAAGTATGTTGCTGCAAATTGGTCCTATGTGAGCATGCCTAAGATTTTCCTTCATGATGATGGATATTTTGTGGTGAAATTCATGTCTATGGATGATAAGAATGCAGTGTTAGCATATGGTCCTCACCTTTTCTTTGGCAAGGCCATGATTATTAAGCCATGGAAGGCTAACTTTGATTTATGTGAAGAAATTCTTAGGGTGATTCCCATTTGGGTGAAGTTTCCTAATCTTCCTCTCAATTGTTGGAGTTCTGACTCTTTGAGTAGGATAGGTAGCAGCTTGGGTGTTCCTTTATTTGCTGATGCTTGCACAACTAGACAGGGCAGAATCTCTTTTGCTAGGGTATTAATCGAAATGGATGTCACTTTGGCATTTCCTGATTGTGTCTGGATAGAAGATGAGCTAGGTAAAATGATGAAACAGCAGGTTGTTTATGATTGGACTCCCCCCTTTTGTAAGTCTTGCAACAAGGTGGGTCATGATTGTGCTAAGACAGCTCATGTGAAACCTAAGCATGTTGTGAAACCAAAGAGAGTTTGGGTGCCAAAGAAGGTTCAACCAGTGAACCCTGTTACTGCTGCTGCTCAAGTTGTCACTCCTGGTAATCAAGATCTTCCTACTCCAGACTCAAACACTGGATGGAAGGTTGTTACCAGGAAGACTCAGAGCAAGGGAGGTGGTACAGCTGTGGGAGTAGAGAACTCCTTTGCTGTGTTGGAACAAGAGTCTGATGAGGACTTATCTGATTGTGAGGGAGATGAGAATGGGAGTGGGGTAGTTGGTTCTGGAAAAGATCCTCCTAATCCATGAATATCTGTACTTGGAACATAAGAGGGCTTAATGAGCCTCTTAAAGCTAATGAAGTTAGGAGGTTCCTTAATAATCATAGTATTCATGTAGTAGCTTTATTAGAAACAAGAGTAAGGCTTGGAAATAAGGAGAAGGTTCAGAAGAGATTTGGGGGGGCTTGGACTTGGTTCTGCAACTATCCTCACTCTCCAAAAGGTAGAATTTGGGTTGGTTGGAAGACTGCTGGTGTGGACCTACAGATTCTCAGTAGTTCCTCTCAAAATGTTCATTGTTGGATTCACACTAAGGACCATagattttcttctttctttactGCTGTTTATGGCTTGTATAGTGTAGGGCATAGGCAAGCTTTGTGGGATGAGTTGAACCACCTTAGTATTAGCAGTTCAGCTAGTCCTTGGCTGGTTGCTGGTGACTTCAATTCTATTCTTTATTCTGGGGATAGAATTAATGGTAATGCTATGAGTAATGCAGAAACTAGGGATTTTCTTCAATGTATTTCAGATTGTGACCTAAATGAACTGCATAGCACTGGTTGGTTTTTTTCTTGGTCTAGCAAGGGTACAGATGATCCTAGAGTATGGAGTAGGATTGACAGGGCATTTGAAAACATGAAGTGGATGGACTCTTTTTctgagttgtctactaaatACTTGAATCCTTCCTTATCTGATCATTCTCCTATTATCATTCCTTGCATTACTAACCCTTCTTCTGGTGGGAGACCTTTCAAATTTTTGAACTATTTAGCAGATCACTCCTCTTTTGAGAGTATTGTGGGTGAGTGTTGGAATAGAGAGGATAGGGGTAGACCAATGGCTCAAATCTGGATTAAGCTGAATAGAGTTAAGCACAAGCTAAAGGCATTACATATGGAGGAGTTTTCTCACATAGTTGAGAAAATTGAGTATTATAGAAGTGAGTTAGACAATTTGCAAACTTAGATGAGGAGTGGTAACAGTCCTCACTTGCTTATTACTGAAAAAGAGCTCATCTGCAATCTCAGAAAGTGGTTGGCTATTGAAGAACAAGCTCTTAAGCAGAAGTCTAGGGTTCAGTGGGTTAAAGTGGGAGATTCTAACCACCAGTTCTTTTACTCTGCTATGAAAGAGAGATTCTGTATTAATAAAGTGCATCTGCTTCATGGAGATGGGGGAGTGGAGATCACTGAGCTTACTGAGATTCATTCCAAGATCATTGAATTCTATAAACAGCTTCTGGGGTCAGCTGCTTCTTCTCTGCCTGGTTTGGATGTGCCTATTATTAGAAATAGAAATGTCTTATCTTCTGATTCTAGAGCTTTGCTATGCTTGCCTGTTACTGTAGGTGAAATTGATGATGCATTGGCTAGCATTGACTCTTCCAAAGCCCCAGGTATGGATGGATTTAACTCTTTCTTTTTTAAGAAAAGTTGGCCTATTATAAAACATGATATGTATAGAGCAGTGATGGATTTCTTTGATTCTGGTTTTCTGTATGGCAAGTTTAACTGTACTGCAGTGACTTTGGTCCCTAAGGTCCCTTGTCCTACTTCAGTTGCTCAGTTTAGGCCCATTGCTTGTTGCTCTACCATGTACAAGATTATTTCTAAAATCTTGACTGCTAGGCTTCAAAGGGTGGTGTCTGAAGTGGTTTCTGAATATCAAGCAGGTTTTGTGCCAGGCAGAAACATTTCTGATAACATTATTGTTGCAACTGAGCTGATTAGGGGGTATAATAGGGCTCATATGTCCCCTAGGTGTATGGTTAAGGTAGATTTGAGAAAGGCATATGATTTTGTTGAATGGCCTTTTCTCTTCATGGTGTTACAGGAGCTTGGCTTCCCTGGGCAGTTTATTCAGTGGGTGCACTCCTGTGTTACTTCTGTGAGCTATTCAATTCTTGTTAATGGCAAACCTATGCTGCCTTTTCCTGCAAAGAAAGGCCTTAGACAAGGGGaccctctctctcctttcttATTTGCCATATGCATGGAGTATCTAAGTAGATGTATGAAGAACTTGGCTACCAATCCTGATTTCAACTATCATCCTAAATGTGAGAAGGTCAAGCTCACTCATctcatgtttgcagatgatttgTTGCTTTTTGCTAGAGGTGACATTATCTCCCTGCAGCTTATGTTTAAAGCTTTTTCCTGTTTCTCTCAAGCTTCTGGATTGGAAGCTAATATGGAGAAGACTGAGATCTATTTTTCTGGTGTGCCTCAATGGGAATAAGATGCAATTATGGTATCTCTTGGTATTTCTAAAGGCAGTCTTCCTTTTAAATACTTAGGAGTTCCACTTTCTAGTTCCAAACTAACCATTAACCAGTGTAAACCTCTCATTGATAAGTTCTACTCTAGAGTTTCTTCTTGG
This Spinacia oleracea cultivar Varoflay chromosome 6, BTI_SOV_V1, whole genome shotgun sequence DNA region includes the following protein-coding sequences:
- the LOC130463484 gene encoding uncharacterized protein, whose protein sequence is MNICTWNIRGLNEPLKANEVRRFLNNHSIHVVALLETRVRLGNKEKVQKRFGGAWTWFCNYPHSPKGRIWVGWKTAGVDLQILSSSSQNVHCWIHTKDHRFSSFFTAVYGLYSVGHRQALWDELNHLSISSSASPWLVAGDFNSILYSGDRINGNAMSNAETRDFLQCISDCDLNELHSTGWFFSWSSKGTDDPRVWSRIDRAFENMKWMDSFSELSTKYLNPSLSDHSPIIIPCITNPSSGGRPFKFLNYLADHSSFESIVGECWNREDRGRPMAQIWIKLNRVKHKLKALHMEEFSHIVEKIEYYRSELDNLQT